A region of Oncorhynchus masou masou isolate Uvic2021 chromosome 29, UVic_Omas_1.1, whole genome shotgun sequence DNA encodes the following proteins:
- the LOC135520852 gene encoding protein FAM8A1-like, with protein MDDVENTNRQVDKKNMSFNIREKLDIGENMPKLRHQDTSESGKGAVDTRTTSEYCEKLQGWMWQYYTAYVNWQSWLAVSASPYFAPQPMQPLTAPVWPADFPNFDAQNWYNNPFGLPLSTYPTAIPAAGIPPGETAGSGAVSTSVPAQQQQPQQNGNAQRPGREYTIPSPLQRFMAEMVDFFILFFIKATIILSIMHLSGMKDISKFAMHFIVEEIDEDTSMEELQKMMLVALVYRILVCFYEIVCIWGAGGATPGKFLIGLRVISCDSSILVQPNRVLVVPATNVTLSASTVRAMNKNFSIAFLFPAFITVFFFQHNRTVYDMVAGTIVVKRTGAR; from the exons ATGGATGATGTGGAGAACACAAACAGACAAGTCGATAAGAAAAACATGTCTTTTAATATTAGAGAGAAGCTAGATATCGGCGAAAATATGCCAAAATTACGTCATCAAGACACTTCGGAAAGTGGAAAGGGCGCTGTCGATACACGTACAACCTCGGAGTACTGTGAAAAGTTGCAGGGGTGGATGTGGCAGTACTACACGGCATATGTGAACTGGCAAAGTTGGCTGGCAGTGTCTGCTTCTCCGTATTTTGCACCGCAACCAATGCAACCACTCACTGCACCCGTCTGGCCAGCGGATTTTCCTAATTTTGATGCCCAGAACTGGTACAATAATCCATTTGGACTCCCCTTATCGACGTATCCAACCGCCATCCCCGCGGCTGGGATTCCGCCTGGGGAAACGGCTGGGAGTGGTGCTGTGTCCACTTCAGTACCAgcgcaacaacaacaaccacaacagaaCGGCAATGCACAACGGCCAG GTCGAGAATACActattccctctcctcttcaaagGTTCATGGCTGAAATGGTGGATTTCTTCATTCTGTTCTTCATCAAAGCAACTATTATTCTCAGCATCATGCATCTGAGTGGGATGAA GGACATCTCCAAGTTCGCCATGCATTTCATTGTGGAGGAAATAGATGAAGACACGTCCATGGAAGAGCTCCAGAAGATGATGCTGGTCGCCCTGGTCTACCGGATATTAGTGTGTTTCTATGAG ATTGTGTGTATCTGGGGAGCAGGGGGCGCCACTCCAGGGAAGTTTCTCATCGGTCTCAGAGTGATCAGCTGTGATTCCTCCATCCTGGTTCAACCCAACCGGGTCCTCGTGGTGCCTGCCACCAACGTCACTCTCTCTGC ATCGACAGTCCGAGCCATGAACAAAAACTTCTCCATTGCCTTCTTGTTCCCAGCCTTCATCACGGTCTTCTTCTTCCAACACAACAGGACTGTGTATGACATGGTGGCTGGCACTATCGTTGTCAAGCGCACCGGAGCCAGATGA